A single window of Arvicanthis niloticus isolate mArvNil1 chromosome X, mArvNil1.pat.X, whole genome shotgun sequence DNA harbors:
- the Slitrk2 gene encoding SLIT and NTRK-like protein 2 encodes MLSGVWFLSVLTVAGILQTESRKTAKDICKIRCLCEEKENVLNINCENKGFTTVSLLQPPQYRIYQLFLNGNLLTRLYPNEFVNYSNAVTLHLGNNGLQEIRPGAFSGLKTLKRLHLNNNKLEVLREDTFLGLESLEYLQADYNYISTIEAGAFSKLNKLKVLILNDNLLLSLPSNVFRFVLLTHLDLRGNRLKVMPFAGVLEHIGGIMEIQLEENPWNCTCDLLPLKAWLDTITVFVGEIVCETPFRLHGKDVTQLTRQDLCPRKSASGDSSQRSSHSDTQVQRLSPTVNPALNPTRAPKASRPPKMRNRPTPRVTVSKDRQSFGPIMVYQTKSPVALTCPSSCVCTSQSSDNGLNVNCQERKFTNMSDLQPKPTSPKKLYLTGNYLQTVYKNDLLEYSSLDLLHLGNNRIAVIQEGAFTNLTSLRRLYLNGNYLEVLYPSMFDGLQSLQYLYLEYNVIKEIKPLTFDALINLQLLFLNNNLLRSLPDNIFGGTALTRLNLRNNHFSHLPVKGVLDQLPAFIQIDLQENPWDCTCDIMGLKDWTEHANSPVIINEVTCESPAKHAGEILKFLGREAICPDNPNLSDGTILSMNHNTDTPRSLSVSPSSYPELHTEVPLSVLILGLLVVFILSVCFGAGLFVFVLKRRKGVPNVPRSATNLDVSSFQLQYGSYNTETNDKADGHVYNYIPPPVGQMCQNPIYMQKEGDPVAYYRNLQDFSYGNLEEKKEEPATLAYTISATELLEKQATPREPELLYQNIAERVKELPSAGLVHYNFCTLPKRQFAPSYESRRQNQDRINKTVLYGTPRKCFVGRSKPDHPLLQAKPQSEPDYLEVLEKQTAISQL; translated from the coding sequence ATGCTGAGCGGCGTTTGGTTCCTCAGTGTGTTAACAGTGGCCGGGATCTTACAGACGGAGAGTCGCAAAACTGCCAAAGACATTTGCAAGATCCGCTGCTTGTGCGAAGAGAAGGAAAATGTACTGAATATTAACTGTGAAAACAAAGGATTTACAACTGTCAGTTTGCTTCAACCCCCCCAGTATCGCATCTATCAGCTGTTTCTCAATGGAAACCTCTTGACCAGACTGTATCCAAACGAGTTTGTCAATTACTCAAATGCGGTGACTCTTCATCTAGGTAACAACGGGCTGCAGGAGATCCGACCCGGGGCATTTAGTGGTCTGAAAACTCTCAAGAGACTGCACCTCAATAACAACAAACTGGAGGTATTGCGAGAGGACACTTTTCTAGGCCTAGAGAGTCTGGAGTACCTCCAAGCTGACTACAATTACATCAGCACCATTGAGGCTGGGGCATTCAGCAAACTGAATAAGCTCAAAGTCCTCATCTTGAATGACAACCTTTTGCTGTCTTTGCCCAGTAATGTATTTCGGTTTGTCCTGCTGACTCACTTAGACCTGAGGGGGAACAGGTTGAAAGTAATGCCTTTTGCTGGTGTCCTTGAACATATTGGAGGAATCATGGAAATTCAGCTGGAAGAAAACCCATGGAATTGCACCTGTGACTTACTTCCTCTCAAGGCATGGCTGGACACCATTACTGTTTTTGTGGGGGAGATTGTCTGTGAAACTCCTTTCAGGTTACATGGGAAAGATGTGACCCAGCTGACCAGACAAGACCTCTGTCCCAGAAAAAGTGCAAGTGGTGATTCTAGTCAGAGGAGCAGCCATTCAGACACACAGGTCCAAAGGCTGTCCCCTACAGTGAATCCAGCTCTCAACCCAACCAGGGCTCCAAAAGCCAGCCGGCCACCCAAAATGAGAAATCGTCCAACTCCCCGAGTGACTGTGTCGAAAGACCGGCAGAGCTTTGGTCCGATCATGGTGTACCAGACCAAGTCCCCCGTGGCCCTTACCTGTCCCAGCAGCTGTGTCTGTACCTCTCAGAGCTCAGACAATGGTCTAAATGTTAACTGCCAAGAAAGGAAGTTTACTAACATGTCTGACCTACAGCCCAAACCTACCAGTCCAAAGAAACTCTACCTAACAGGGAACTATCTCCAAACAGTCTATAAGAATGACCTCTTAGAATACAGTTCACTGGATTTGTTGCATTTAGGAAACAACAGGATTGCAGTCATCCAGGAAGGTGCCTTTACAAACCTGACCAGTTTACGAAGACTTTATCTGAATGGCAATTACCTTGAAGTGCTGTATCCTTCTATGTTTGATGGACTGCAGAGCTTGCAGTATCTCTATTTAGAGTATAATGTCATTAAGGAAATTAAGCCTCTGACTTTTGATGCTTTGATTAACCTCCAGCTCCTGTTCCTGAATAACAACCTGCTGAGGTCCTTACCTGATAATATATTTGGGGGCACAGCCCTCACCAGGCTGAATCTgagaaacaatcatttttctcaccTGCCTGTGAAAGGCGTCCTGGACCAGCTTCCTGCTTTTATCCAGATAGATCTGCAAGAAAACCCATGGGACTGCACCTGTGACATCATGGGGCTAAAGGACTGGACTGAACATGCCAATTCTCCTGTCATCATCAATGAGGTGACTTGTGAATCTCCCGCTAAGCATGCAGGGGAGATATTGAAATTCCTGGGAAGGGAGGCTATTTGTCCAGATAATCCTAACCTGTCAGATGGGACTATTTTATCAATGAATcacaacacagacacacctaGATCACTTAGTGTGTCTCCTAGTTCTTACCCTGAGCTACACACTGAAGTTCCACTCTCCGTCTTAATTTTAGGATTGCTTGTGGTTTttatcctgtctgtctgttttgggGCGGGgttgtttgtctttgttctgAAGCGTCGAAAGGGAGTGCCAAATGTTCCCAGGAGTGCTACCAACTTAGATGTAAGTTCCTTCCAGTTACAATATGGGTCTTACAACACTGAAACTAATGATAAAGCTGATGGCCATGTCTATAACTACATCCCTCCACCTGTGGGTCAGATGTGCCAAAACCCCATCTACATGCAGAAGGAAGGAGACCCAGTAGCCTATTACCGAAACCTGCAGGACTTCAGCTATGGCAacctagaggaaaaaaaagaagagcctGCCACACTTGCTTACACAATAAGTGCCACTGAGTTGCTAGAAAAACAGGCCACACCAAGAGAGCCTGAGCTGCTGTATCAGAATATCGCTGAGCGAGTTAAGGAGCTTCCCAGTGCAGGCCTAGTCCACTATAACTTTTGTACCTTACCTAAAAGGCAGTTTGCCCCTTCATATGAATCTCGACGCCAAAACCAAGACAGAATCAATAAAACCGTTTTATATGGGACTCCCAGAAAATGCTTTGTGGGGCGGTCAAAGCCAGACCACCCTTTACTGCAAGCTAAGCCGCAATCGGAACCAGATTACCTCGAAgttctggaaaaacaaactgcAATCAGTCAGCTGTGA